Proteins encoded in a region of the Planococcus citri chromosome 1, ihPlaCitr1.1, whole genome shotgun sequence genome:
- the LOC135831980 gene encoding CD109 antigen-like isoform X1 codes for MGKLKSYNFTTAKFHKTIKVLKICSLEWNMDAYKLKNENMLTMLWLYAFVLVIHFAFAQNPFAEFGRPNQGNPSSINSPWNSNVILNEATFFVVASRVVRPAQVYRVAATVYSMKHPLTIRSSIQRNGVEVAADSRDVKKGIAEVLLMRIPATSVSGNYKLKVEGLYSGVLGGAAFVNETTLIFSQRSMTIYIQTDKPIYKQSETVKLRAIPITTELRAFDGIIDVYMLDPKKRIMRRWLSRQSNLGTVSLEYELSDQPVFGEWTIRVLAQGQVEESTFLVEEYYQTRFEVNVTMAPFIFTTDEYLTGTVMANYTGGAPVVGNLTLKASVRPFKTSNIYIKDFTPISEKYFYFDESYPFWYPQQKRDNLQRIPHLTWFRGTYQFQYPVQDLIRDIPNLDEYEVVITATVGERFLDEIVEGYSVARFFNSSVKVFFLGSEQQVFKPTSPFTVYLGVSFHDGSPLPLYRLMDSKLELAAEVIMKSAGRHSIDIPVGKPENGIWSLKIDLRSQLGLGNTQQGSETLKDVDSIHITATFRDIGGERSYTELYLQAYYSPTDHFIKVSTSTTDARVGEYIMFHVHSNFQMEVFDYVLLSKGIILLAAQETTSSNVYTFAVTLSAEMAPSATIVVYHVGKFGDIIADSLTFPVNGISRNNFTVFINNRKARTGEIVEVAVYGEPGAYVGLSGLDRPFYSLQLGNELTYARVLSKMNLYDHEGNSSFLHTWLSHSGDPDDIVHLPSSSHGIDANQTFTFAGLIVFTDVVVPRKTQYRNYTMGYNYRNAPTYNMTELNLFRKMRYNRIQRHYENVWLWRDINIGPHGRYIFEIPVPHKPAHWMITAFSVSQSFGFGMIQKPIEYMGILPFFINVEMPTRSRQGEQVGVRVTVFNYMKNAIEAVVLLEGSNSYKFVHVEEEGIVSSYSPRTSFGEHQFFVYIKAQDAVIVYLPIVPVKLGDVEVSVRATTLIASDRVSRILHVEADGLPQYRHESVLLDLTNRAYIFQYMHVNVTETPIIPYDIDRYYIYGSNKATISIVGDVVGPIFPTMPVNATSLLSLPMDGAEQTVFGFAAMMYTTTYMRLINARNRTQEKYSFHHMNIQYQRMISFMNDDGSFSLFRSDWDISPKSVWLTAYCIRILQEARFYEWENYLYIDPEIITKSLNWLLLHQTEEGAFYDVSWIPDRKANISAHLPNDYKHRNISLTAQVLIALTTVKDVGSLGGQVSNAQLKAIQWLEQNAKVIDLRGDPYEVAVVAYALMLAKAASAGIAYDTLNRKMRQEGGLIYWGRDAVPLPPNKLENQKSYLLPRLPYKYDSMNIEATAYALLVYVQRRQEDVMEGIVKWLNTQRLTDGGWASTQDTAVAMKALMEYTNRERIRDVSGLSVSVEATALSGHPRWIYVNSKNLATLQKIDIPHAWGTVKVQGKGAGFAILQMHVQYNVDIAKFQTQPPIQAFSLVPKAHFHGRNQSHIMYYSCQRWTYLNESIRSGMAVLDVTIPTGYIIQQQNLDKYVRSRTIPNLKRARFLEQKVLFYFDYLDDSETCIRFTIERWLPVANMSRYLPIRVYDYYAPERFNETIFDATPTYLLSICEVCGSSQCPYCPIYNTAAVFKATILFSILITFLVRYLR; via the exons ATGGGAAAGTTGAAATCATACAACTTCACTACTGCGAAATTCCATAAAACGATAAAAGTTCTAAAAATATGTTCATTGGAATGGAATATGGATGCGTAcaagctgaaaaatgaaaatat GTTGACGATGCTTTGGCTGTATGCGTTTGTGTTGGTTATCCACTTCGCTTTTGCTCAAAATCCATTTGCTGAATTTGGTAGACCCAATCAAGGAAATCCATCGAGCATCAATTCACCATGGAACAGCAATGTAATTTTGAACGAAGC TACATTTTTTGTGGTCGCAAGTCGTGTGGTAAGACCTGCACAGGTTTACCGGGTCGCAGCTACTGTATACTCGATGAAACACCCTTTAACTATTCGTTCATCAATTCAAAGAAACGGTGTTGAAGTTGCCGCTGACTCTCGAGATGTGAAAAAGGGGATTGCAGAAGTACTTTTGATGAGG ATTCCAGCTACAAGTGTTAGTGGTAACTATAAACTGAAAGTAGAAGGTCTGTATTCCGGAGTTCTGGGAGGTGCTGCTTTTGTGAATGAAACCACACTCATATTTTCTCAAAGATCCATGACTATTTATATTCAAACCGATAAACCGATTTATAAACAAAGTGAAACGGTAAAATTAAGAGCCATTCCTATTACCACCGAGTTGAGAGCTTTCGATGGCATAATCGACGTGTATATGTTGGATCCCAAAAAACGTATTATGAGAAGGTGGCTTTCAAGACAG TCAAATTTGGGAACTGTCAGCTTAGAATACGAGCTTTCAGATCAACCAGTGTTTGGTGAATGGACTATTAGAGTTTTGGCGCAAGGTCAAGTTGAGGAATCAACGTTTCTCGTTGAAGAATATTATCAGACGAGATTCGAA GTAAATGTTACTATGGCTCCGTTTATTTTTACCACTGACGAATACCTTACGGGTACCGTGATGGCAAATTATACTGGCGGTGCTCCGGTGGTTGGAAATCTTACGTTGAAAGCTTCTGTAAGGCCATTCAAGACTTCAAATATTTATATTAAAGATTTTACTCCCAtctctgaaaaatatttttatttt GATGAATCGTATCCATTCTGGTATCCTCAACAAAAGCGAGATAATCTGCAGAGAATTCCTCATTTAACATGG TTTCGAGGAACATATCAATTTCAATATCCTGTCCAAGATCTGATTCGAGACATTCCTAATTTAGACGAATACGAAGTCGTTATTACTGCTACAGTAGGGGAACGATTTTTGGATGAAATCGTTGAAGGATATTCCGTCGCTCGATTCTTCAATTCTTCAGTTAAAGTGTTCTTCTTGGGATCAGAGCAACAAGTGTTTAAACCTACATCACCATTCACAGTTTAT tTGGGAGTGTCTTTCCATGATGGTTCGCCATTACCTCTATATCGGTTGATGGACAGTAAACTCGAATTAGCGGCAGAAGTTATAATGAAGAGTGCTGGTCGTCATTCTATCGATATCCCAGTTGGCAAGCCAGAAAATGGTATTTggtcactaaaaattgatttacgaAGTCAGCTCG GTTTGGGAAACACTCAACAAGGAAGTGAAACTTTGAAGGATGTAGATAGTATTCATATAACAGCTACGTTTAGAGACATTGGAGGTGAACGTAGTTATACAGAATTATATCTTCAGGCGTATTACTCTCCGACAGATCATTTTATCAAAGTATCAACGAGTACTACCGATGCAAGA GTTGGAGAATACATAATGTTCCATGTCCATAGTAATTTCCAAATGGAAGTGTTCGATTATGTGTTACTTTCAAAAGGCATCATTCTGTTAGCTGCTCAAGAAACTACTTCATCTAATGTTTACACATTCGCTGTCACTTTATCCGCTGAAATGGCGCCTTCTGCCACGATCGTGGTTTATCACGTTGGAAAATTTGGAGATATCATCGCGGATAGTTTGACATTCCCAGTGAATGGAATTTCGCGTAATAAT tTTACAGTATTCATCAATAATCGTAAGGCTAGAACTGGTGAAATTGTGGAAGTTGCTGTTTACGGCGAACCAGGTGCTTACGTTGGCCTTTCCGGTCTCGATAGGCCGTTTTACAGCTTACAACTCGGAAACGAACTAACATATGCTAGA gtattatcaaaaatgaatttatatgATCACGAAGGAAACAGCTCATTTTTGCACACGTGGTTATCGCACTCAGGAGACCCTGACGATATTGTTCATTTACCTTCATCATCGCATGGAATTGATGCGAATCAGACTTTCAC GTTTGCAGGACTTATAGTTTTTACTGATGTGGTTGTTCCAAGAAAGACGCAATATCGAAATTACACAATGGGGTATAATTATCGAAATG CTCCAACTTATAATATGACTGAATTAAATCTCTTTCGAAAAATGCGTTATAATCGCATACAAAGACATTACGAAAATGTTTGGTTATGGAGGGATATAAATATTGGTCCTCATGGTCGATACATCTTTGAAATTCCTGTACCTCATAAACCTGCTCACTGGATGATAACAGCATTCAGTGTGAGTCAGTCGTTTGGCTTTGGAATGATACAAAAACCTATTGAA TACATGGGTATCTTACCATTTTTCATTAACGTTGAAATGCCTACGAGAAGCAGGCAAGGTGAACAAGTTGGTGTAAGGGTCACTGTTTTCAATTACATGAAGAACGCTATAGAAGCTGTGGTACTTTTAGAAGGCTCGAATTCTTATAAATTTGTGCACGTTGAAGAAGAAGGAATT GTAAGTTCTTATTCTCCGCGAACTTCATTTGGCgaacatcaatttttcgtatACATCAAAGCGCAAGATGCTGTCATTGTATATTTGCCTATTGTTCCTGTCAAATTGGGAGATGTAGAAGTCTCAGTGCGCGCTACAACTTTAATTGCCAGTGATAGAGTTTCTCGTATTTTACACGTCGAg GCTGATGGTTTGCCGCAATACAGACACGAGTCAGTTTTGTTAGATCTGACGAATCGTGCATATATATTCCAATACATGCATGTAAATGTCACTGAAACTCCTATTATACCTTACGATATTGATCGTTATTATATTTATGGATCAAATAAAGCGACTATTTCCATAGTAGGAGATGTAGTTGGACCTATTTTTCCAACGATGCCCGTAAATGCTACTTCCTTGCTCAGCTTGCCGATG GATGGTGCCGAACAAACCGTTTTTGGATTTGCGGCCATGATGTACACGACTACGTACATGAGATTAATCAATGCTCGAAATCGGACTCAAGAAAAATACTCATTCCATCACATGAATATTCAATATCAACGTATGATCTCTTTTATGAATGATGACGGCTCATTCAGTTTGTTTCGTAGTGACTG GGATATATCCCCGAAGAGCGTATGGTTGACCGCTTATTGCATCCGTATTCTTCAAGAAGCGAGGTTTTACGAATGGGAAAATTATCTATACATAGATCCAGAA atcATCACAAAATCGTTGAATTGGCTATTACTTCATCAAACCGAAGAAGGTGCTTTCTATGATGTTTCATGGATACCGGATCGAAAAGCCAATATATCTGCACACTTGCCGAATGATTATAAACATCGTAATATTTCGTTAACTGCTCAAGTTTTGATCGCTCTAACAACTGTAAAAGACGTTGGG TCTTTGGGAGGCCAAGTAAGCAATGCTCAGTTGAAAGCGATCCAGTGGTTAGAACAAAATGCCAAAGTTATTGATTTACGAGGTGATCCTTACGAAGTTGCTGTGGTAGCGTACGCATTGATGTTAGCAAAAGCAGCTTCTGCTGGCATAGCCTACGATACTTTGAATAGAAAGATGAGGCAGGAAG GCGGATTGATATATTGGGGAAGAGACGCTGTTCCATTGCCTCCCAATAAACTGGAAAATCAGAAATCATATTTGCTACCTCGATTGCCGTATAAGTACGATTCGATGAATATCGAAGCTACTGCTTACGCTCTATTGGTCTACGTACAGCGGCGACAGGAAGATGTCATGGAAGGAATTGTTAAATGGCTGAATACTCAAAGATTAACCGATGGTGGTTGGGCTTCGACACAG GATACTGCTGTTGCTATGAAAGCCTTGATGGAGTATACTAATCGTGAAAGAATCAGAGATGTATCTGGGTTGTCAGTATCTGTCGAAGCTACCGCCTTATCAGGTCATCCTAGATGGATTTATGTCAACAGCAAGAATCTTGCTACTCTTCAAAAGATCGAT ATTCCACATGCTTGGGGCACCGTTAAAGTTCAAGGGAAAGGAGCTGGTTTCGCAATTCTTCAAATGCACGTCCAATATAACGTAGATATCGCCAAATTCCAAACACAGCCGCCAATTCAGGCATTTTCACTTGTGCCAAAAGCTCACTTCCACGGTAGAAATCAATCTCACATTATGTATTATAGTTGTCAGAG ATGGACTTATCTAAACGAATCTATAAGGTCTGGTATGGCAGTTCTTGATGTCACCATCCCAACGGGGTATATTATACAACAACAAAATCTCGACAAATACGTGCGCTCTCGAACTATTCCGAATTTGAAAAGAGCTCGATTTTTAGAGCAGAAAGTTTTATTCTATTTCGATTAT TTGGACGATTCTGAAACTTGTATACGATTCACTATTGAGAGATGGTTACCAGTTGCCAACATGTCGAGATATTTACCTATTCGCGTTTACGATTATTACGCACCAG AGCGTTTCAACGAAACTATATTCGACGCCACACCTACTTATTTGCTGAGTATTTGTGAAGTATGTGGCAGTAGTCAGTGCCCATATTGCCCTATTTATAATACAGCTGCAGTGTTCAAAGCTACAATTTTATTCAGTATTTTAATCACATTCCTTGTGaggtatttgaggtaa
- the LOC135831980 gene encoding CD109 antigen-like isoform X2 — translation MLWLYAFVLVIHFAFAQNPFAEFGRPNQGNPSSINSPWNSNVILNEATFFVVASRVVRPAQVYRVAATVYSMKHPLTIRSSIQRNGVEVAADSRDVKKGIAEVLLMRIPATSVSGNYKLKVEGLYSGVLGGAAFVNETTLIFSQRSMTIYIQTDKPIYKQSETVKLRAIPITTELRAFDGIIDVYMLDPKKRIMRRWLSRQSNLGTVSLEYELSDQPVFGEWTIRVLAQGQVEESTFLVEEYYQTRFEVNVTMAPFIFTTDEYLTGTVMANYTGGAPVVGNLTLKASVRPFKTSNIYIKDFTPISEKYFYFDESYPFWYPQQKRDNLQRIPHLTWFRGTYQFQYPVQDLIRDIPNLDEYEVVITATVGERFLDEIVEGYSVARFFNSSVKVFFLGSEQQVFKPTSPFTVYLGVSFHDGSPLPLYRLMDSKLELAAEVIMKSAGRHSIDIPVGKPENGIWSLKIDLRSQLGLGNTQQGSETLKDVDSIHITATFRDIGGERSYTELYLQAYYSPTDHFIKVSTSTTDARVGEYIMFHVHSNFQMEVFDYVLLSKGIILLAAQETTSSNVYTFAVTLSAEMAPSATIVVYHVGKFGDIIADSLTFPVNGISRNNFTVFINNRKARTGEIVEVAVYGEPGAYVGLSGLDRPFYSLQLGNELTYARVLSKMNLYDHEGNSSFLHTWLSHSGDPDDIVHLPSSSHGIDANQTFTFAGLIVFTDVVVPRKTQYRNYTMGYNYRNAPTYNMTELNLFRKMRYNRIQRHYENVWLWRDINIGPHGRYIFEIPVPHKPAHWMITAFSVSQSFGFGMIQKPIEYMGILPFFINVEMPTRSRQGEQVGVRVTVFNYMKNAIEAVVLLEGSNSYKFVHVEEEGIVSSYSPRTSFGEHQFFVYIKAQDAVIVYLPIVPVKLGDVEVSVRATTLIASDRVSRILHVEADGLPQYRHESVLLDLTNRAYIFQYMHVNVTETPIIPYDIDRYYIYGSNKATISIVGDVVGPIFPTMPVNATSLLSLPMDGAEQTVFGFAAMMYTTTYMRLINARNRTQEKYSFHHMNIQYQRMISFMNDDGSFSLFRSDWDISPKSVWLTAYCIRILQEARFYEWENYLYIDPEIITKSLNWLLLHQTEEGAFYDVSWIPDRKANISAHLPNDYKHRNISLTAQVLIALTTVKDVGSLGGQVSNAQLKAIQWLEQNAKVIDLRGDPYEVAVVAYALMLAKAASAGIAYDTLNRKMRQEGGLIYWGRDAVPLPPNKLENQKSYLLPRLPYKYDSMNIEATAYALLVYVQRRQEDVMEGIVKWLNTQRLTDGGWASTQDTAVAMKALMEYTNRERIRDVSGLSVSVEATALSGHPRWIYVNSKNLATLQKIDIPHAWGTVKVQGKGAGFAILQMHVQYNVDIAKFQTQPPIQAFSLVPKAHFHGRNQSHIMYYSCQRWTYLNESIRSGMAVLDVTIPTGYIIQQQNLDKYVRSRTIPNLKRARFLEQKVLFYFDYLDDSETCIRFTIERWLPVANMSRYLPIRVYDYYAPERFNETIFDATPTYLLSICEVCGSSQCPYCPIYNTAAVFKATILFSILITFLVRYLR, via the exons ATGCTTTGGCTGTATGCGTTTGTGTTGGTTATCCACTTCGCTTTTGCTCAAAATCCATTTGCTGAATTTGGTAGACCCAATCAAGGAAATCCATCGAGCATCAATTCACCATGGAACAGCAATGTAATTTTGAACGAAGC TACATTTTTTGTGGTCGCAAGTCGTGTGGTAAGACCTGCACAGGTTTACCGGGTCGCAGCTACTGTATACTCGATGAAACACCCTTTAACTATTCGTTCATCAATTCAAAGAAACGGTGTTGAAGTTGCCGCTGACTCTCGAGATGTGAAAAAGGGGATTGCAGAAGTACTTTTGATGAGG ATTCCAGCTACAAGTGTTAGTGGTAACTATAAACTGAAAGTAGAAGGTCTGTATTCCGGAGTTCTGGGAGGTGCTGCTTTTGTGAATGAAACCACACTCATATTTTCTCAAAGATCCATGACTATTTATATTCAAACCGATAAACCGATTTATAAACAAAGTGAAACGGTAAAATTAAGAGCCATTCCTATTACCACCGAGTTGAGAGCTTTCGATGGCATAATCGACGTGTATATGTTGGATCCCAAAAAACGTATTATGAGAAGGTGGCTTTCAAGACAG TCAAATTTGGGAACTGTCAGCTTAGAATACGAGCTTTCAGATCAACCAGTGTTTGGTGAATGGACTATTAGAGTTTTGGCGCAAGGTCAAGTTGAGGAATCAACGTTTCTCGTTGAAGAATATTATCAGACGAGATTCGAA GTAAATGTTACTATGGCTCCGTTTATTTTTACCACTGACGAATACCTTACGGGTACCGTGATGGCAAATTATACTGGCGGTGCTCCGGTGGTTGGAAATCTTACGTTGAAAGCTTCTGTAAGGCCATTCAAGACTTCAAATATTTATATTAAAGATTTTACTCCCAtctctgaaaaatatttttatttt GATGAATCGTATCCATTCTGGTATCCTCAACAAAAGCGAGATAATCTGCAGAGAATTCCTCATTTAACATGG TTTCGAGGAACATATCAATTTCAATATCCTGTCCAAGATCTGATTCGAGACATTCCTAATTTAGACGAATACGAAGTCGTTATTACTGCTACAGTAGGGGAACGATTTTTGGATGAAATCGTTGAAGGATATTCCGTCGCTCGATTCTTCAATTCTTCAGTTAAAGTGTTCTTCTTGGGATCAGAGCAACAAGTGTTTAAACCTACATCACCATTCACAGTTTAT tTGGGAGTGTCTTTCCATGATGGTTCGCCATTACCTCTATATCGGTTGATGGACAGTAAACTCGAATTAGCGGCAGAAGTTATAATGAAGAGTGCTGGTCGTCATTCTATCGATATCCCAGTTGGCAAGCCAGAAAATGGTATTTggtcactaaaaattgatttacgaAGTCAGCTCG GTTTGGGAAACACTCAACAAGGAAGTGAAACTTTGAAGGATGTAGATAGTATTCATATAACAGCTACGTTTAGAGACATTGGAGGTGAACGTAGTTATACAGAATTATATCTTCAGGCGTATTACTCTCCGACAGATCATTTTATCAAAGTATCAACGAGTACTACCGATGCAAGA GTTGGAGAATACATAATGTTCCATGTCCATAGTAATTTCCAAATGGAAGTGTTCGATTATGTGTTACTTTCAAAAGGCATCATTCTGTTAGCTGCTCAAGAAACTACTTCATCTAATGTTTACACATTCGCTGTCACTTTATCCGCTGAAATGGCGCCTTCTGCCACGATCGTGGTTTATCACGTTGGAAAATTTGGAGATATCATCGCGGATAGTTTGACATTCCCAGTGAATGGAATTTCGCGTAATAAT tTTACAGTATTCATCAATAATCGTAAGGCTAGAACTGGTGAAATTGTGGAAGTTGCTGTTTACGGCGAACCAGGTGCTTACGTTGGCCTTTCCGGTCTCGATAGGCCGTTTTACAGCTTACAACTCGGAAACGAACTAACATATGCTAGA gtattatcaaaaatgaatttatatgATCACGAAGGAAACAGCTCATTTTTGCACACGTGGTTATCGCACTCAGGAGACCCTGACGATATTGTTCATTTACCTTCATCATCGCATGGAATTGATGCGAATCAGACTTTCAC GTTTGCAGGACTTATAGTTTTTACTGATGTGGTTGTTCCAAGAAAGACGCAATATCGAAATTACACAATGGGGTATAATTATCGAAATG CTCCAACTTATAATATGACTGAATTAAATCTCTTTCGAAAAATGCGTTATAATCGCATACAAAGACATTACGAAAATGTTTGGTTATGGAGGGATATAAATATTGGTCCTCATGGTCGATACATCTTTGAAATTCCTGTACCTCATAAACCTGCTCACTGGATGATAACAGCATTCAGTGTGAGTCAGTCGTTTGGCTTTGGAATGATACAAAAACCTATTGAA TACATGGGTATCTTACCATTTTTCATTAACGTTGAAATGCCTACGAGAAGCAGGCAAGGTGAACAAGTTGGTGTAAGGGTCACTGTTTTCAATTACATGAAGAACGCTATAGAAGCTGTGGTACTTTTAGAAGGCTCGAATTCTTATAAATTTGTGCACGTTGAAGAAGAAGGAATT GTAAGTTCTTATTCTCCGCGAACTTCATTTGGCgaacatcaatttttcgtatACATCAAAGCGCAAGATGCTGTCATTGTATATTTGCCTATTGTTCCTGTCAAATTGGGAGATGTAGAAGTCTCAGTGCGCGCTACAACTTTAATTGCCAGTGATAGAGTTTCTCGTATTTTACACGTCGAg GCTGATGGTTTGCCGCAATACAGACACGAGTCAGTTTTGTTAGATCTGACGAATCGTGCATATATATTCCAATACATGCATGTAAATGTCACTGAAACTCCTATTATACCTTACGATATTGATCGTTATTATATTTATGGATCAAATAAAGCGACTATTTCCATAGTAGGAGATGTAGTTGGACCTATTTTTCCAACGATGCCCGTAAATGCTACTTCCTTGCTCAGCTTGCCGATG GATGGTGCCGAACAAACCGTTTTTGGATTTGCGGCCATGATGTACACGACTACGTACATGAGATTAATCAATGCTCGAAATCGGACTCAAGAAAAATACTCATTCCATCACATGAATATTCAATATCAACGTATGATCTCTTTTATGAATGATGACGGCTCATTCAGTTTGTTTCGTAGTGACTG GGATATATCCCCGAAGAGCGTATGGTTGACCGCTTATTGCATCCGTATTCTTCAAGAAGCGAGGTTTTACGAATGGGAAAATTATCTATACATAGATCCAGAA atcATCACAAAATCGTTGAATTGGCTATTACTTCATCAAACCGAAGAAGGTGCTTTCTATGATGTTTCATGGATACCGGATCGAAAAGCCAATATATCTGCACACTTGCCGAATGATTATAAACATCGTAATATTTCGTTAACTGCTCAAGTTTTGATCGCTCTAACAACTGTAAAAGACGTTGGG TCTTTGGGAGGCCAAGTAAGCAATGCTCAGTTGAAAGCGATCCAGTGGTTAGAACAAAATGCCAAAGTTATTGATTTACGAGGTGATCCTTACGAAGTTGCTGTGGTAGCGTACGCATTGATGTTAGCAAAAGCAGCTTCTGCTGGCATAGCCTACGATACTTTGAATAGAAAGATGAGGCAGGAAG GCGGATTGATATATTGGGGAAGAGACGCTGTTCCATTGCCTCCCAATAAACTGGAAAATCAGAAATCATATTTGCTACCTCGATTGCCGTATAAGTACGATTCGATGAATATCGAAGCTACTGCTTACGCTCTATTGGTCTACGTACAGCGGCGACAGGAAGATGTCATGGAAGGAATTGTTAAATGGCTGAATACTCAAAGATTAACCGATGGTGGTTGGGCTTCGACACAG GATACTGCTGTTGCTATGAAAGCCTTGATGGAGTATACTAATCGTGAAAGAATCAGAGATGTATCTGGGTTGTCAGTATCTGTCGAAGCTACCGCCTTATCAGGTCATCCTAGATGGATTTATGTCAACAGCAAGAATCTTGCTACTCTTCAAAAGATCGAT ATTCCACATGCTTGGGGCACCGTTAAAGTTCAAGGGAAAGGAGCTGGTTTCGCAATTCTTCAAATGCACGTCCAATATAACGTAGATATCGCCAAATTCCAAACACAGCCGCCAATTCAGGCATTTTCACTTGTGCCAAAAGCTCACTTCCACGGTAGAAATCAATCTCACATTATGTATTATAGTTGTCAGAG ATGGACTTATCTAAACGAATCTATAAGGTCTGGTATGGCAGTTCTTGATGTCACCATCCCAACGGGGTATATTATACAACAACAAAATCTCGACAAATACGTGCGCTCTCGAACTATTCCGAATTTGAAAAGAGCTCGATTTTTAGAGCAGAAAGTTTTATTCTATTTCGATTAT TTGGACGATTCTGAAACTTGTATACGATTCACTATTGAGAGATGGTTACCAGTTGCCAACATGTCGAGATATTTACCTATTCGCGTTTACGATTATTACGCACCAG AGCGTTTCAACGAAACTATATTCGACGCCACACCTACTTATTTGCTGAGTATTTGTGAAGTATGTGGCAGTAGTCAGTGCCCATATTGCCCTATTTATAATACAGCTGCAGTGTTCAAAGCTACAATTTTATTCAGTATTTTAATCACATTCCTTGTGaggtatttgaggtaa